Proteins encoded together in one Bacteroidales bacterium window:
- a CDS encoding AsmA-like C-terminal region-containing protein, whose product MENTEKKKRNKALRISLKILLWTVISIVFAILLSFLLVVIFQDKIEQKVVESLNTKLNCEIAVRDIDVSLFHNFPLVSVVLHDVSTNDKTLKKEQNLLSVKSISFEFNIIDIIYGTYTIKQIGVKNGTVCLRVFEDKTNNFNILKPDSSKKETKDIEFKLNKIYLDDVFGSYCDESNNQKYFFYFHDAKASGDFYKDKYMVSFSTQMRIDTIFVSEMYFAPNHEAKVNAKIDVNSTDGIFEFNNAKIKLEDVLLETKGIVEYKSKKLDLSLNSKNANLNKFISLFPKEYRDFFEDYKLSGDIDIASNLKGNYKDNSFPSLDISLEMKNGAIEEKSKRIALKSIKLKSRFTAKNVADKKSYTIVLNKLFAKFDGKPFYASGKISDLSYPVIELKSNGQISLSKISDFWKIENIKELSGDVNYDFNFNGRIKNISKIEAKDFINSKSSGTLDISNAKLQTNSMNYVANIKKINALFSNTDLDIKNFNVEYGLSNFSGNATLKEFLPYLFSKGKDLRVSADIHSGNFDIVDLLSSTSTKSNSKKDIAFSLPKNISASVNFAADRILYNKFGASKAKASVYLDENSLFAENIYLKTLSGSIEGKGKCEIKKNNKVAIIFDAEMKGLDIRETFIVFDNFGQKDLTYDNLRGKTNVSLKSKAVFSQSLSVEPASIIATADIDVFEGKLVGYEPLNGLNKIIKKRDFSNIEFERLTSKISISNKIISIPKTEIKSNVMNLKINGTHTFDNEIEYHLEVKLSDIKNKKDKIFTEDEYGYVVDDGLGNPTFFILITGTINNPKYKQIDKRAMKEKIQENIKTEKQNIKQILKDEFGLFKKDSTLQNNKAEKAKKEKESNSFKIEWDAE is encoded by the coding sequence ATGGAAAATACTGAAAAGAAAAAAAGAAATAAAGCACTGAGAATATCTCTAAAAATATTGCTCTGGACTGTGATTTCCATAGTTTTTGCAATATTGCTTTCTTTTTTATTAGTTGTTATTTTTCAAGATAAAATTGAGCAAAAAGTCGTCGAAAGCTTAAACACCAAGCTGAATTGCGAAATAGCCGTAAGAGATATAGATGTTTCATTATTTCACAATTTTCCGCTAGTTTCGGTAGTTCTACACGACGTTTCTACAAATGATAAAACATTAAAAAAAGAACAGAATTTATTATCTGTAAAAAGCATTTCTTTTGAATTTAACATAATTGACATCATTTACGGCACCTACACTATAAAGCAGATTGGTGTTAAAAATGGAACTGTTTGCTTGCGAGTGTTTGAAGACAAAACAAATAATTTCAATATTTTAAAGCCGGATTCAAGCAAAAAAGAAACAAAAGATATTGAATTTAAGCTGAATAAAATTTATCTAGACGATGTTTTTGGCAGCTATTGCGATGAAAGCAACAATCAAAAATATTTTTTCTATTTTCATGACGCAAAGGCTTCTGGAGATTTTTACAAAGACAAATATATGGTGAGCTTTTCAACGCAAATGAGGATAGACACTATTTTTGTTTCAGAAATGTATTTTGCTCCAAACCATGAAGCCAAGGTTAATGCAAAAATTGATGTAAACTCGACTGATGGCATTTTTGAATTTAATAATGCAAAAATAAAATTAGAAGACGTTCTTTTAGAAACAAAAGGAATTGTAGAGTACAAAAGCAAAAAACTTGATTTATCGCTAAACTCAAAAAACGCAAACCTTAATAAATTTATCAGCCTTTTTCCTAAAGAATACCGCGATTTCTTCGAAGATTACAAATTATCTGGCGACATAGACATCGCATCAAATCTAAAAGGCAACTATAAAGACAATTCATTCCCATCACTTGACATTTCGCTAGAAATGAAAAACGGAGCAATAGAAGAGAAAAGCAAGAGAATTGCTCTGAAAAGCATAAAGCTAAAAAGTCGTTTCACCGCGAAAAATGTGGCTGATAAAAAATCATACACTATTGTTTTAAATAAATTATTTGCAAAATTTGACGGAAAGCCATTTTATGCTTCTGGAAAAATATCAGACCTCAGCTATCCAGTAATAGAGCTTAAATCTAATGGACAAATTTCATTGTCGAAAATTTCTGATTTTTGGAAAATTGAAAACATCAAAGAACTAAGCGGCGATGTTAATTATGATTTTAATTTCAATGGCAGAATAAAAAATATTTCAAAAATTGAAGCCAAAGATTTCATAAATAGCAAAAGCAGTGGCACACTGGACATAAGCAATGCAAAACTGCAAACAAACAGCATGAATTACGTTGCAAATATTAAGAAAATTAATGCACTTTTTTCAAACACAGACCTTGATATTAAAAACTTTAATGTCGAATATGGTCTTAGCAATTTTAGCGGCAATGCTACATTAAAAGAATTTCTGCCTTATTTGTTTTCAAAAGGAAAAGATCTAAGAGTAAGTGCAGACATACATTCTGGCAATTTTGATATTGTAGATTTGTTGTCAAGTACCAGCACCAAAAGCAATTCCAAAAAAGATATAGCTTTTAGTTTGCCAAAAAACATTTCTGCTTCTGTGAATTTTGCAGCAGATAGAATTTTATATAATAAATTTGGCGCTAGCAAAGCAAAAGCAAGTGTTTATTTAGATGAGAACTCTTTGTTTGCCGAAAATATTTATTTAAAAACACTGTCTGGGAGCATAGAAGGGAAAGGCAAATGCGAAATAAAGAAGAATAATAAAGTTGCCATCATTTTTGATGCTGAAATGAAAGGCTTGGACATAAGAGAAACTTTTATTGTATTTGATAATTTTGGGCAAAAAGACCTTACATACGACAATTTGAGAGGAAAAACAAATGTTTCCCTAAAATCTAAAGCTGTTTTTTCTCAGTCTCTAAGCGTTGAGCCAGCATCTATCATTGCTACAGCAGATATTGATGTTTTTGAAGGAAAACTAGTTGGATACGAACCGCTAAATGGTTTAAATAAAATTATTAAAAAAAGAGATTTTTCAAACATAGAGTTTGAAAGATTAACGAGCAAAATATCTATATCAAACAAAATTATTAGCATTCCAAAAACAGAAATAAAGAGCAATGTGATGAACCTAAAAATTAATGGCACACACACTTTTGACAACGAAATAGAATATCATCTTGAGGTAAAACTCTCTGACATTAAAAACAAAAAAGATAAAATTTTCACCGAAGACGAATATGGCTACGTTGTTGATGACGGCTTAGGAAATCCAACATTTTTTATTTTAATTACTGGAACCATAAATAATCCAAAATACAAGCAAATTGACAAAAGAGCAATGAAAGAAAAAATTCAGGAAAACATAAAAACTGAGAAACAAAATATAAAGCAAATCCTGAAAGACGAATTTGGACTTTTCAAAAAAGATAGCACTCTACAAAACAACAAAGCAGAAAAGGCAAAGAAAGAAAAAGAAAGTAATTCTTTTAAAATTGAATGGGATGCGGAGTAA